One stretch of Euphorbia lathyris chromosome 7, ddEupLath1.1, whole genome shotgun sequence DNA includes these proteins:
- the LOC136201268 gene encoding nitrate reductase [NAD(P)H]-like, producing the protein MAASVDNRQYHLDTALNGVVRSMKAGPSHRSGSPVRNFNFGQDFTRSQVKPVPMLEAGKGKDKDKDLSSDDEGEGEDYRDLIRRGNSELEPANVDARDLGSADNWIERNPAMIRLTGKHPFNSEAPLARLMHHGFITPVPLHYVRNHGEVPKGSWKDWTVEIFGLVKKPIRFTMDQLVNEFPSQEFPVTLVCAGNRRKEQNMVKKTIGFNWGPGGLSTSVWRGVPLHLVLKRCGIYSRKKGALNVCFEGAEDLPGGGGSKYGTSISIEMAMDPARDIILAYMQNGEVLAPDHGFPVRMIIPGFIGGRMVKWVKRIIVTTKESDNYYHYHDNRVLPSHVDSELANKEAWWYKPEYIINELNINSVITTPSHEEVLPINSWTTQRPYTLKGYAYSGGGKKVTRVEVTLDGGDTWRVCNLDHQEKPSKYGKYWCWCFWALEVEVLDLLGAKEVAVRAWDETLNTQPEKLIWNVMGMMNNCWFRIKTNVCKRHKGEIGIVFEHPTVPGTQSGGWMEKERHLESLSETNQPLKKSVSTPFMNTTSRTFTMAEVRRHNTADSCWIVVHGHVYDCTRFYKDHPGGPTSILLVAGTDCSDEFEGIHSDRGKKMIDDYRIGELVESTVYTSDSNASSPNNSVHGASNLLQTHLAPITETAPMRNIALVPREKVHCKLIKKDSLSHDVRLFRFALPSEDQVLGLPVGKHIFLCATINDKLCLRAYTPTSGIDTVGYFDLVIKVYFKGVHPKFPNGGLMSQHLDSLQLGSFIDVKGPLGEIEYAGRGSFIVDGKTKSAKKLAMISGGTGITPIYQVMQAIMKDPEDETEMYVVYANRTEEDILLREELDSWAKEYAHRVKVWYVVESGKEGWEYSVGFITESILRAHIPLGSDDVLALTCGPPPMIKFAVQPSLEKMNYDTKDSLLVF; encoded by the exons ATGGCGGCATCCGTCGATAACCGTCAGTATCACCTTGACACAGCCTTGAACGGCGTCGTCCGCTCAATGAAAGCCGGTCCATCTCACCGTTCTGGTTCTCCCGTTCGAAACTTCAACTTCGGCCAGGATTTTACTCGCTCTCAAGTCAAGCCTGTGCCGATGTTGGAGGCAGGTAAAGGTAAAGATAAAGATAAAGATCTGTCCAGCGATGATGAGGGAGAAGGAGAGGATTACAGAGATCTAATCCGGAGAGGAAATAGCGAGTTAGAACCGGCGAATGTTGATGCTAGAGACCTAGGAAGCGCTGATAACTGGATTGAACGTAATCCGGCGATGATCCGTCTCACCGGTAAACATCCTTTCAATAGTGAAGCTCCGTTAGCCCGACTTATGCACCACGGGTTCATTACTCCGGTTCCGCTTCACTATGTACGGAACCACGGTGAGGTTCCGAAAGGCAGTTGGAAGGATTGGACGGTTGAGATTTTCGGTTTGGTGAAAAAACCGATCCGGTTCACTATGGACCAGTTGGTTAATGAGTTTCCGAGCCAGGAATTTCCCGTGACCTTGGTTTGCGCGGGTAATAGGCGAAAAGAGCAAAATATGGTCAAGAAAACCATTGGTTTTAACTGGGGGCCTGGAGGGCTCTCTACTTCAGTGTGGCGCGGTGTACCATTGCACTTGGTGCTCAAGCGATGTGGCATCTACAGTCGCAAAAAAGGTGCTCTTAATGTGTGCTTTGAAGGGGCTGAGGATCTTCCAGGTGGCGGTGGGTCCAAGTATGGTACCAGCattagcatagaaatggccATGGATCCAGCCCGAGATATTATACTAGCTTACATGCAAAACGGTGAAGTTTTAGCTCCTGATCATGGTTTTCCCGTTCGGATGATTATTCCCGGGTTTATTGGTGGTCGTATGGTTAAATGGGTGAAGAGAATCATTGTTACTACTAAAGAATCCGATAACTATTATCATTACCATGACAACAGAGTTCTACCCTCTCATGTTGATTCTGAACTTGCTAATAAAGAAG CATGGTGGTATAAGCCGGAATACATTATCAACGAGTTAAATATAAATTCAGTGATAACGACACCTTCTCATGAAGAAGTGTTGCCGATCAACTCGTGGACAACTCAAAGACCATACACATTGAAAGGCTATGCATATTCTG GTGGTGGGAAGAAAGTGACCCGAGTGGAAGTAACTTTGGACGGTGGTGACACATGGCGAGTTTGCAACTTGGACCATCAAGAAAAGCCTAGCAAGTATGGAAAATATTGGTGTTGGTGCTTTTGGGCACTTGAGGTTGAAGTATTGGACCTTCTTGGTGCCAAAGAAGTTGCCGTGCGTGCTTGGGATGAAACTCTCAATACCCAACCTGAAAAACTCATTTGGAATGTCATG ggAATGATGAACAATTGCTGGTTCCGAATCAAGACAAATGTGTGCAAACGTCATAAGGGTGAAATCGGAATTGTGTTCGAGCACCCAACTGTGCCAGGAACCCAGTCCGGCGGCTGGATGGAGAAGGAAAGACACCTCGAGAGCTTATCGGAAACCAACCAACCACTGAAGAAAAGTGTCTCAACTCCATTCATGAACACTACTTCCAGAACCTTCACAATGGCGGAGGTGAGGAGACATAACACCGCCGACTCATGCTGGATTGTCGTCCACGGTCACGTTTACGACTGCACTCGCTTTTACAAAGATCATCCCGGCGGCCCCACCAGTATTCTGTTAGTCGCCGGCACAGATTGCTCAGATGAGTTCGAAGGGATTCACTCCGATAGAGGGAAGAAAATGATAGATGATTATCGAATCGGAGAATTAGTCGAATCAACGGTGTACACATCAGATTCTAATGCTTCCTCCCCTAATAACTCCGTCCACGGCGCTTCAAATCTGTTGCAAACACATCTTGCTCCGATTACAGAAACTGCACCGATGAGAAACATTGCTCTTGTTCCCCGAGAAAAAGTCCATTGCAAACTGATAAAGAAGGACTCTCTTTCACACGACGTTCGTCTCTTCCGATTCGCATTACCATCTGAAGATCAAGTGTTGGGATTACCGGTCGGAAAACACATTTTCTTATGCGCCACCATTAACGACAAGCTCTGTCTGCGAGCTTACACTCCGACCTCCGGGATCGACACCGTTGGTTACTTCGATCTGGTAATCAAGGTTTACTTCAAAGGTGTCCACCCAAAATTCCCCAACGGCGGGTTAATGAGTCAACATCTCGACTCACTCCAACTCGGATCCTTCATCGACGTCAAAGGTCCTTTAGGCGAAATTGAATACGCCGGCCGTGGAAGCTTTATTGTCGACGGCAAAACCAAGTCGGCCAAGAAGCTCGCTATGATCTCCGGCGGTACCGGAATTACGCCGATTTATCAAGTGATGCAGGCGATTATGAAGGATCCGGAGGATGAGACGGAGATGTATGTGGTGTACGCGAATCGTACTGAGGAAGATATACTGTTGAGAGAAGAACTTGATTCCTGGGCTAAGGAATATGCGCACAGGGTGAAAGTGTGGTATGTAGTGGAATCTGGGAAGGAAGGGTGGGAATACAGTGTGGGGTTCATCACGGAGAGTATCCTGAGGGCGCATATACCTCTTGGTTCGGACGATGTTCTGGCCTTGACTTGTGGGCCACCACCGATGATTAAGTTTGCGGTTCAACCCAGTTTAGAGAAGATGAACTATGATACCAAAGACTCTTTGCTTGTCTTTTAG